A portion of the Paenibacillus sp. PvR098 genome contains these proteins:
- a CDS encoding Hsp20/alpha crystallin family protein: MNDPKALWSAIQNQANKALGEDFWHDISRLIPNPGPRMDIYETGDEVAVIVELPGLMSLESIKMSLVDRHLLIKGELRCEYPVDEDELSLSERFYGKFQRKVPLPHDVEADGVSTSYRLGLLTVRFRKKAMEQIRHIPLNNDEEEEK; the protein is encoded by the coding sequence ATGAACGATCCCAAGGCACTATGGAGCGCCATACAGAATCAGGCAAACAAGGCACTGGGGGAAGATTTCTGGCACGATATTTCCCGCCTGATTCCGAATCCTGGCCCCCGGATGGATATATATGAAACAGGTGACGAAGTGGCTGTTATCGTGGAATTGCCGGGCCTTATGTCTCTGGAGTCGATCAAAATGAGCCTAGTCGACCGTCATCTCCTTATAAAGGGAGAGCTCCGCTGCGAGTATCCGGTGGATGAGGATGAGCTTTCGCTATCGGAGCGGTTTTACGGTAAATTTCAGCGAAAGGTTCCCTTGCCGCATGATGTGGAGGCGGACGGAGTATCGACAAGCTACCGTTTGGGTCTGTTGACCGTTCGTTTTCGTAAAAAGGCAATGGAGCAGATCAGGCATATCCCTCTGAATAACGATGAAGAGGAAGAGAAATAA